The Salvelinus sp. IW2-2015 linkage group LG4q.2, ASM291031v2, whole genome shotgun sequence genome includes the window gggcagcaaagaagccacttctctccaggaaaaacatcagggacagactgatattctgcaaaaggtacagggattggactgctaagGACTGggttaaagtcattttctctgatgaaacccctttccaattgtttggggcatccggaaaaaagcttctccggagaagacaaggtgagcgctaccatcagtcctgtgtcatgccaacagtaaagcatcctgagaccattcatgtgtggggttgcttctcagccaagggagtgggctcactcacaattttgcctaagaacacagccatgaataaagaatggtaccaacacatcctccgagagcaacttctccaatttggtgacgaacaatgccttttccagcatgatggagcatcttgccataaggcaaaagtgataactaagtggttcggggaacaaaacaacgaacgaaactccccagaccttaatcccattgagaatttgtggtcaatcctcaagaggcgggtggacaaacaaaaacccacaaattctgacaaactccaagcattgattatgcaagaatgggctgccatcagtcaggatgtgacccagaagttaattgacagcatgccagggcggattgcagaggtcttgaaaaagaagggtcaacactgcaaatattgactctttgcatcaacttcatgtaattgtcaataaaagcctttgacacttatgaaatgcttgtaattatacttcactaTTCCATAggaacatctgacaaaaatatctaaagacactgaagcagcaaactttgtggaaattaatatttgtgtcattctcaaatcttttggccacgactgtacatatctAGACAAAACTCATGGATGGACTAACTTGTCTCTGATTGATACTAAATGATGAATTGATCAACTGAATGATTAATCAACATTTCCTCGATACTAAATGTGTGGgttgataaatatatatattttaattatatgTTGTCCTGTAGGCATTCCAACGTCAGGTCCATGAGAGTCTGACCCAGCTGGAGCTGATCAATAAGCAGTACCGCCGTCTGGCCAGAGAGAGCCGCACCGACTCCTCCTGTCGCCTACGGGAGATGGCCCACGACGGTAACCAGCGCTGGGACAACCTGCAGAAGAGGGTGGCCTCCATCCTCCGCAGGCTCAAGGTACAGAGTCGCGTCCATCCTTGTTGAGCAACTGTAACACAACAGGAAGTCTTGTATATAGTCCAATTCTACACTCCTAAATATCCGTAGTGCTCACAGAAAGAAATCATGAGGAGTGTCTGCCCGAAATTGCAATTCAttggtaaatatattttttgctgcCGAGAAATGTGTATCCTAAAGCATCCCTTCATGATTTCTCCAGCACTTTATCAGTCAGCGTGAGGAGTTTGAGACGGCCAGAGACAGCATCCTGGTGTGGCTCACGGAGATGGACCTGCAGCTCACCAACATAGAGCACTTCTCAGAGTGTGACATCCAGGCCAAGATCAAACAGCTCAGGGTAAGAATGCCCACAATACCTCACACCTTGGTGCTGCCCAGGTACATGGTACTGGTCATTTTTgataaaactttatttaactaggcaagtctgttaagaacaaattcttatttacaatggcggcctacaccggccaaacccggacgacgctgggccaattgtgcgcctccctatgggacttccaatcacggccggttgtgatacagactggaatcaaaccagggtctatagcgacgcctctagcactgagatgcagtgccttagaccgctgcgccacccgggagactaaGTCATCATTTTTGCTAATAAGTTTCACACCTTGTGGTTGTGAACTCAACCTTACTTGGTTGGTCTCTGCTTCTCTTCCACTTTTTGACAACCGCTGATGTAAAATGAAGtacatttgactgattgattgattgattgtctaCCAGGCGTTCCAGCAGGAGATCTCTCTGACCACTGGGAAGATTGAGCACATCTTCCACCAGGGTGAGGTGCTGCTAGAGAAGAGTGAGCCTCTGGATGCCGCTGTTatagaggaggagctggaggagctgcAGAGATACTGCCAGGAGGTGTTCGGACGTGTGGAGCGCTACTACAAGAAGCTCATACGCCTACCGGTAAGCCTAGGGATGACGGTAAGCCTAGGGATGACATCTACTGGCCCCCTTGGTTTGATTTTAATGTTGGGTGACTTGGCTTCTAGCACcctttcattgtttttttttttaagaggatAGAGTTGAGCACATTCTCTCCTGTGGCCATTTTTCCAACTAATGCCATGTCTTGATTCCTGGAAGCTGCCGTTGTCTTTGTTGACTGTCTCATAAGTgtacctcccactcctcttcctccagctAACAGGTGACGAGTACGACGTGTCATTCTCGGACCGGGAGTTTGAACTAGACGAACCTGGGTACCTGTCCAGCATTCCCTGGAGTGAGCGTCTGGGAGACTGCCTGATGTCCCCTCTACCCTCCCTAAGCCACTCTGCTTCCCTGGCTGCCCCTCTGCGGACTGGGGCTGAGCGCTCGGGCAGGGACACCCCAGCCAGTGTGGACTCCATCCCCCTGGAGTGGGACCACGATTACGACCTGAGCCGGGGTCTGGAGAGCGCCAGCAGGGCCCTGGGCCTGGCCTCTGAGCAGGTGGAGCACGGAGATGAGGGGAACTACCAGGGATCAGCTTCTGCCTCTGCTCTGTCGGGTCAGTCTAGTCTACACCCCTCACACCCGTACCGTCAGATACTAAGGATAACACACCCCTCACAACTTAAGATCGCCTCGATCTCAGAGAGAGTGTGGAGACATCACAGTGGAGAGATACAGCATTGCACAGTGGCTGTTAAAGCACACTCATATTCAGCCTTGTTAATTGTAagaaatgtgtgtatgtatatgtttcTTCCAGATGTAGTGATCCCAGAGAGCCCTGAGGCCTTTGTTAAACTAACTGAACAAACCCTGAGGTCCTTGGATGGTAGGCAAGATGCCGTAGTGTGGAAAAATAATACTAACAGCCCACTTACTGCCTGCTAGGAGTTTGGTTTGGTTTTCTTACTCGCACACTGAAGCATAACACCACTTCCTAacgatttgtatttttttatattacattttgcagcacataggctactgtagctaacCTCAAGCTAATTTGTGGTTGGCATCCTGTGTGTTTCAAAAGGTGCATGTTGTTGTGCACTGTtggggagatgttgttgtctGTTGTTTTTTGTGTTCCAAATGTCCTTTGTCCCTTGTCTTCTAATTTACCACTGAATGGATAACACTCACTATTAATGATATCTTACAATGTTTTGCAGTGGATGGATTTCTATGTCTGTTTGAAGAAAACATTTAGGGACGGTTTTTCGGACACAGATtaagacaggttaaaggaaaactccacccaaaaatgacattttggtgtttgtttcattagtccattgttgacatagtcccaaaatgttttgcttgtcagcaatcaagttttcaagatatgtaactttcatatTCTTTtcatgtattttgaaagttacatatcttgataACTAGATTTTTGGGTGGAATGTTCCTTTAAGCGAATCCAGGCTGTATGCAtctggtcgtgattgggagtcccataggtcagcacacaattggcccagcatcgtccgggtttggcaggggtaggccatcattgtaaataagaatttgttcttaactgacctgcctagttaaataaagcttaaataaaattaaacaattaaataacTCCTGAATAATCTACATTGAACGTGCTTTTAAATCCAACAGGAGTAGGCTTAATCTAGGTCTAAGAAACCGGCCCTTGAACATAAAATCAAAGCCTTTATCTAACTGTATTCCATCTCATCTTCCCATCCTCAGGAGAGGGAGGTACCCTGGAGACTCACATCCTACAGTTGGACAAGGTTCTAGACACAAGTCGGTTCCACctgcaacagacagagaacataaTCCGCAGCCGCACCCCAACTGGCCCCGAGCTAGACGCTTCATACATGGGATATGTGAGTACTGCTGGTCTCATTCACTAGTTAATATACTGGTCTCATTCACTAGACTAGACACCCAAGTCTTCTGCAGCCCATTTGGCTCTCATGGTTTGTAAACATGAAGTTACGATTTAAACTATTCCATGAATGTTATTGGTATGTCTGATAAGAGACCCTTATCACCGTTCTGTGAgttacagtaccagccaaaagtttggacacacctactcattccagggtttttcattattttttactattttcttaattgtagaataatggtgaagacatcaaactatgaaataacacatatggaatcatgtagtaaccaaaaaagtgttaaacaaatctaaatatattttatattttgagattcttcaaagtagccacccattgccttgatgacagctttgcacactcttggcattctctcaacaagcttcatggggtagtcaccaggaatgcattttaattaattgttaaaagtttatttgtggaatttctttccttcttattgcatttgagacagtcagttgtgttgtgacaaggtgggggggggggcatatacagaagatggccctacttggtaaagaccaagtcaatattatggcaagaacagctcaaataagcaaagagaaacaatagtccatcattactttaagacatgaaggtcatgaaggtcatgaaggtcagtcaaaatgtcaagaactgtgaaagtttcttcaagtgcagtcgccatcaaaaaccatcaagtgctatgatgaaactggctatgatgaggaccgccacaggaaggaagacaCAGCGTTACCAATGcagcagaggatacgttcattagagttaccatcctcagaaattgcagcccaaataaatgcttcacagagttcaagtaacagacacatctcaacatcaactattcagaggagattgcgtgaattTGGCCGTCATGGTCAAATTCACGCAAAGAAACTActacactcagcaaaaaaagaaacgtctctttttcaggaccctgtctttcaaagataattagtaaaaatccaaataacttcacagatcttcattgtgaagggtttaaacactgtttcccatgcatgttcaatgaaccataaacaattcatgaacatgcacctgtggaacggtcgttaagacactaacagtttacaaaTGGTagtcaattaaggtcacagttatgaaaacttaggacactaaagaggcctttctactgattctgaaaaacaccaaaagaaagatgcccagggtccctgctcatctgcgtgaatgtgccttaggcatgctgcaaggaggcataaggactgcagatgtggcaagggcaataaattgcaatgtccgttcagtgagacgcctaagactgcgctccagggagacaggacggacagctgatcgtcctcgcagtggcagaccacgtgtaacaacacctgcacaggatcggtacatccgaacatcacacctgcgggacatgtacaggatggcaacaacaactgcccgagttacaccaggaatgcacaatccctccatcagtgctcagactgtctgcaataggctgagagaggctggactgagggcttgtagtcctgttgtaaggcaggtcctcaccagacatcaccggcaacaacgtcgcctatgggcacaaacccaccgtcgctggaccagacaggactggcaaaaagtgctcttcactgacgagtcgcggttttgtctcaccaggggtgatggtcggattcgcgtttcaccgaggcctgtactctggagcgggatcgatttgaaggtggagggtccgtcatggtctggggcggtgtgtcacagcatcatcggactgagcttgttgtcattgcaggcaatctcaacgctgtgcgttacagggaaaacatcctcctccctcatgtggtacccttcctgcaggctcatcctgacatgaccctccaacatgacaatgccaccaatgtgtgtgatttcctgcaagacaggaatgtcttggccagcgaagagcccagatctcaatcccattgagcacatctgggacctgttggatcggagggtgagggctagggtcattccccccagaaatgtccaggaacttgcaggtgccttggtggaagagtggggtaacatcccacagcaagaacgggcaaatctggtgcagtccatgaggaggagatgcactgcagtacttaatgcactgattgttacttttgattttgacccccctttgttcagggacacattattccatttctgttagtcacatgtctgtggaacttgttcagtttgtctcagttgttgaatcttgttatgtttatacaaatatttacacgttaagtttgctgaaaataaacgcagttgacagtcagaggacatttctttttttgatgagtttactaaaggacactaataagaagaaaagacttgcttgggccaagaaacacgaggaatggacattagaccggtggaaatctgtcctttggtctgatgagtccaaatgtgagatgtttggttcccaccgtgacaaatggaggaggtgtgatggtgtgggggttgctttgctggtgacactgtcgtgatttatttagaattcaaggcacacttaaccagcatggctaccacagcattctgcaacgatacgccatcccatctggtttgcgcttagtgggactatcatttgtttttcaacaggacaatgacccaaaacacacctccaggctgtgtaagggctatttgaccaagatggagagtgatggagtgctgcatcagatgagctggccgccacaatcacctgaccccaacccaattgagatggtttgggatgagttggactgcagagtgaaagaaaagcagccaacaagtgctcatcatatgtgggaactccttcaagactgttggaaaagcattccagatgaagctggttgagagaatggcaagagtgtgcaaagctgtcatcaaggcaaagggtggctactttgaataatctaaaatatcaattatatttttatttgtttaaaacttgtttgattactacatgattccatatgtgttatttcatagttttgaagtcttcactattattctacaatgtagaacatagtaaaaatacagaaaaacccttgaatgagtatgtgtgtccaaacttttgactggtactgtatgtctcaatGGAAGGTCTTTAGGAAACATTGTGTCTTTATCTACATAAATCATGTGGTTTGTAATATAAGTATCTCCTCAGCGGGATTACATGATGTGAACATCTCAGTGACATGCTTTCCATCCGCTGCCTGTCCTGTCGTGTTGTGTAGATGCGTCTGTTGGGCGAGTGTCGTGGCAGTATAGACACGGTGAAGAGGGTGGGCTACGAGCTGAAGGGGGAGGAGGACAAGGCCTCAGGACTCGCTGACCCCATTGGTGGTGATTCACAAACAACAGGTAACGTTTAGCTTTCAGATGTCGATACTGTACTGTGTACGGTGCCTtcaaagttttcacaccccttgactttttcctcattttgttgtgttacagcctgcatttaaaattgattaaatatacccTATAATGTCgacgtggaattatgtttttcaatatttttacaaataataataattgtttgtatttattaaggatcccagcaacattaaggcagttatatacaatgttaaatattacatgacatttcataacacttttcacaacacattaagtgtttttccctcaggcctctactctactaccacatacagTAGCTCCAAAATTACTGCCACCCCTGACTggcatgcacaaacaatacttaaaaaaatataaacaatataattatagagataaactcaaaataccaacatgtgagaaatactgcactttattaatgtttcaatggaacccaccataaaaatacatttcaccaaaatcaaggtttcataattattggcaccacctctggcaaggataacagcatggtcttttcctgtaatgtttgacaaggttaaggaacacatttggagggattttggaccatttctctatgcagatcctttcaagatccttcacatttttgggtttgcgcttatcaactgccctcttcaactcagcccacaggtttttgattggattgaggtccggcgactgagatggccatggcagaacattgattttgttgtcacagaaccatttctgtgtggatcttgaggtctgttttgggtcattgtcttgttggaaagtccacatacggccaagtcccagccttccggcagaggcaaccagattgtcagccaaaattgcctgatacttggtggaattcattatgccatcaatcttaaccagtgcccctggaccttaaccagtgcccctggaattaaaacagacccaaaacatcactgacccaccatatttcaccgtgggtatgaggtgcctctccttgtatgcttCTCTGTTTTGTcgccaaacatgccgatgctgtatctgaccaaaacatTCGATTTTGGTCTCacctgaccagagcaccttcttccaatcataatttaaatgacgtttggcaaactctaagcgctTGCGTCTCTGTCTTGGGGTCattaagggctttcttctggcaaccctttcaaagagcctgtggttggggaggtggcgtctgatggtgcttttttttttttacctggtgaccccaagacgccaccaCGGCCTGCAATTCTTgcacagtgattcttggggattttgttgcttctctcacgatcctcctccctatcctgggggggcaaaatgcatttgcgtcctctacccgtgaggttttcaactgttccatatctttagaatttttaaataattgccctgacagtgctcagtcatatattcaatcgtttgtggatcttcttgtagccattaccagatttatgaaggtctacgaccatctgtcccttttgaactgccagttcttttcttttcttcatggtgttggatgacaaagggataatgcatgcgtgttacctcatttttataccctagtgaaaaaggaagtgatgtaatggctcaatatagttccttaacacttagataaacttaaataagtggaataTAATTCCTGGCTTAATTTTGTTAGAtgttaataaagtacagtatttttcaCGTTTGTCtctaattatattgtttatatatttttaagtattgtttgtgctttgctagtcttgtggggtatgcaagCTGTGTGCTGGTAGTTTAGACAGACATCTCGGTGCATTCatcatgtcaacacttcttataaaaacaagtagtgatgaagtcaatctctcctccatttacatgcatattgttaatgttagctctccgtgtacacaTTTTAAGGGCCaatcgtgctgccctgttctgagcaattgtaattttccaaggtccctctttgtggcacctgaccacacgactgaacagtagtccaggtgctacaaaactagggcatgtaggacctgccttgttgatagtgtttttAAGAAGGctgagcagtgctttattatggacggACTTCTTCCCATCTTAGCCACTGTTGTATCAACGTGTTTTGACCATCACAGTTTACAAATcatggttactccaagcagtttagtcacctcaacttgctcaatttccacatgatttatgacaagatttagttgaggtttagggtttagtgaattatTTGTCCCAAATAATACAATGCTTtttcgttttttaaatatttaggactaacttattccttgccacccattctgaaactaacggcatctctttgttaagtgttgaagtgatttcacttgctgtagtagctgacgttgtgtagtgttgagtcatacgcatacatagacacactggctttactcaaagccgaTAATCGAATATATAACTAGCCATAGACATAAATAATAGATAAACTACACATATCCCGTTACCAAATTAATAATTTCATAccctttctttccttcctcctaTACTGTAGGATAGTTACTGCAGTCTCAGGCCCTGAGTAAAGAGATAGATAGACATAGATATAATAAATAACTACGTATATATCCCAttaccaaataaataataaaatactcCTTCATTCCCGCTGCGGTGTAGGTGTGATAGAACACTGGGAGTTGCTGCCCCATCCCAGGCCCTCAGTAAAGAGATGGATAAATCTAGTATAGCTATATTATATAATGCCGTTTATACATTGTAATACCCCTTTCTTCCACCCCTGGGGTGTAGGTGTGATAGAACGTTGGGAGTTGCTGCAGGCCCAGGCCCTCAGTAAAGAGATGCGTCTGAAGCAGAACCTTCAGCAGTGGCAGCAGTTCAACTCTGACCTCAATGCCGTGTGGTTGTGGCTGGACCAGGCGGCGGCGGAGCTAGAGCAGCAGCGGAGCCTGGACCTCAGCACCGACATCCAGACCATCGAGATGCGCATCAAGAAATTCAAGGTGATCTTTGGCTTTTTGCCCTCGGAGTCCTGAAAGGGGTGTTTAGCATCCTCACTAAGATTACAAAGCTTGCAAGGTTTTCCCAAATTTCCCgggtttttcagaaatcctggttggatggTTCCCAGTTGGAGGATTGCCTCCTTGCTTATTCCCTCTTAGTTATCGGGAATCCTTTAACTGGGATTTCTTAAAAACCTGGGATCTTAGGGAAAGTTTCtgaaattttgcaaccctaattctCATAagtcacttttttttaaagactctATGCTGATATTATACACAATCTCCAAGCATCTCTTTCCATAATGTCTTTCTACAGGAGCTGCAGAAGGCTGTCGACAAGCGTAAGGCCATTGTGCTATCCATTAACCTGTGCAGTGCAGAATTTGTCCAGTCTGCCACAGAGGAATGCCAGGACCTGCAGGCCAGGCTGAAAGAGATGAACAACCGCTGGGACAGACTTGGCACCTCTCTAGGGGAGTGGAGGGCAGCACTACAGAATGCCCTCATGCAATGTCACGTAGGTGTCCAGCTGTCTATCCACctagcttggtcccagatctgtgttgTATTGCCAACTCAAATGGTCGTTGAGGAGTTGgcaagatagcacaaacagatctaggaccaggctacaggtttttttttttttttttgcttttatggggtagatcagctttaatattgcatgtAGATAGTGGCTTctgtcaatgtaattgtctgcataatttttttatcccccatatacagtattttgggggaaatatatataatttgtatatattttccttctttattattttcccttaaCCCTATCATCCCTCCCTtatttggagtaaactaatggacaacaatacttaggcttctacttccagcttatatatactatatacattttacggacacagtgtATTTTACGttcgttttttaaaatgtatttgtgtttattttttatgtcccacccttcagctccccttaacccctcccatctatctctgaataCCATACATTTTGATTTCTATTAGCCATATATGTTTCAACTGTGCTGGGATGTTTC containing:
- the LOC111963508 gene encoding nesprin-1-like isoform X2, which produces MLPSTASCLSLRQNQVSEKLNEWAVFNERNKELCDWLTNMESKVSQNGDISIEEMIEKLRKDYQEEIEVAKENKLQLHKMGERLARASHETKASEIEHKLSKVGERWQHLLDLIGARVKKLRETLVAVQQLDKNMSSLRSWLAHIETELCRPIVYDTCDSQEIQRKLDLQQELQRDIEKHSTGVASVLNLCEVLLHDCDACATDTECESIQQATRSLDRRWRSICALSMERRLKIEETWRLWQKFLEDFARFEEWLVTSEKTAALPNSSGVLYTVAKEELKKFEAFQRQVHESLTQLELINKQYRRLARESRTDSSCRLREMAHDGNQRWDNLQKRVASILRRLKHFISQREEFETARDSILVWLTEMDLQLTNIEHFSECDIQAKIKQLRAFQQEISLTTGKIEHIFHQGEVLLEKSEPLDAAVIEEELEELQRYCQEVFGRVERYYKKLIRLPLTGDEYDVSFSDREFELDEPGYLSSIPWSERLGDCLMSPLPSLSHSASLAAPLRTGAERSGRDTPASVDSIPLEWDHDYDLSRGLESASRALGLASEQVEHGDEGNYQGSASASALSDVVIPESPEAFVKLTEQTLRSLDGEGGTLETHILQLDKVLDTSRFHLQQTENIIRSRTPTGPELDASYMGYMRLLGECRGSIDTVKRVGYELKGEEDKASGLADPIGGDSQTTGVIERWELLQAQALSKEMRLKQNLQQWQQFNSDLNAVWLWLDQAAAELEQQRSLDLSTDIQTIEMRIKKFKELQKAVDKRKAIVLSINLCSAEFVQSATEECQDLQARLKEMNNRWDRLGTSLGEWRAALQNALMQCHDFHEMSHGLLLWLENIDRRRNEIVPIDPIQDSDTLHDHHKTLMQIRGELLDSQRKVSSLQDMSLQLLVNSDGSDCLEAKEKVHVIGNRLKLLFKEVTRDLRELEKILNITSSQQDLSSWSSADELDTTSGSISPVSGRSTPSRRRSQRGKCSLSQQTSGPSVSSPHRPHRSPNVAGSASSPSEAEAIPSSFLYRVLWVAVPLQLLLLLLLVGMACLVPMYECDFSCSQSNNFARSFYPMLKYTNGPPPV